gtttctgtttgtgcaaTGGTGAACAGGATGTTTATGTTGTTctagtaaataataaaaaataattctaatgagcataaaaacattttgactaCTTAGTCTtcaagctgcaactaacgattattttcttaattaattgatGAATCGTTTGGTCAATGAAATGTtattcaaagaaaaacagcaatcTTCACATCTAAGAAGGTGGAACCAAAgaatgtttgaaaaatgaaacaattaatcaattatcaaaatagttgctgattaattttctgtcagttgattaatcagctaattgttgcagctctagttaatTTACAACATGAAAGCAGCTCAGTTTGAGTTTCTGACAGTGAATCTCAGGCAAGAATCACTgcaaacagatttgttcttgaAGGCTTCACATTCAGCTTTTAGTGttattctgtcatttatttcctgttctgatgtcggatgttaaacaaggtcaaagttccaaaactggTGAACGTCTGTAGAAACGCTGcttgcaagtcaaaactcagggcttcaacctgctctgaacattTCATTAGAGACGGTTTTTCTATCTTGCTGACGAGCTGACGTCGGCTCGTCACACATGCTCATAAACAgccatctgttctgtagccttggttgctaaggtggttgctaaggcgGTTGCTAAGGCGGTTGCTAAGgcgtttccatgtgttgttcagctccaacatgtacggatggatttgagaagttgacatttggagtaaagaaggagaaaaagaagtgaaatcctgctactatagtttgtttatgtagcctccggagccggaggaagcttcctgaaagctgaccaatcagaacagagtgggctcatcaggaggcggggccttaaagagacaggagctaaaacggcctgtttcagacagaggctgaactgaggggctgcataaaggaccagtagaagataaataaggagtttttaactggaaatcagtaaagatattccagtagagccccagaatatgaatatagagctggaaatatgcagaatatgtgtTACGAGTGATTTAACAGAATTTGTGACATTCCTGTTTTTACTGGTTCAGAGCTGCCGTACGAgtcatgaagagacagaaaaacatctcATCTGACCGGAAATCATAAAGTtttaatctgaatgaatttacagtttaaatttgatcaaataagatataaaagtaaaacaaacttcTGTTCATCATCATGCATCCAGATGTTTGTGCCTCAGGCTGTTTCTGCTGGTCTGTCCAGTCTCATGTTGTGTAACATCCCCTACTGCAGACCTCATGTTGCTTTATGTGCAGATTTTAGGATGAAATGTCAGGAACGTTCAGCTCAGAtgttcatcaggctgaaaccagagatgtatgaagagcttcaggagaagaaATGTTCTTACATGATCCTGAATACTGAAGCAAACCTGTGTAGTTTGATTCTTGTACATTACTGTCACTGTCGTTAAACTTCTAACATGTCTGCTGCATGTACTGATAATAACATCATGTTGACTGCTGCTGCCTCCAGTAATAATCATCTGTGGTCACAGAGACAaactaaaatacttttttactttaggagcaactaaaatgagaataaagaGCTCCAGTGATGCCGGAGAGCTGAGCCAGAATCAAAACGTCACACTGAGCTGCACAACAACATTCTGCACCTTCCACCAGCTGGAGTTCACCTGGTTCAAAGATGGCAGCCCCCTCCCACAGTCTGGCCCCACCCTCCAGCTCGGCCCGCTGACTGCAAAGGATTCTGGGAACTACACCTGTGGTCTGAAAATCAATAACAAGACAATCTCCCAGCCGTACGCCGTGCgtgtggaggaggcagaggagaaggagaaagatgaAGGTTTGTTAGATCAGTTTTATCTTTGAGCTGTCAGAAACTCAACAAACTGCGTCTGTAAACACTTTAAACAGACAAGTGCTGACCGACAGGTACTGACAGGTACTGACGGGTACTGACATATACTGACGGGTACTGACGGGTACTGACTGGTACTGACGAGTACTGACATGTACTGATGGGTACTGACTGGTACTGACTGGTACTGACGAGTACTGACATGTACTGATGGGTACTGACGGGTACTGACTGGTACTGACGAGTACTGACATGTACTGATGGGTACTGACGGGTACTGACATGTACTGACGGGTACTGACGGGTACTGACGGGTACTGACGAGTGCTGACTGGTACTGACTGGTACTGACGAGTACTGACATGTACTGACGGGTACTGACGGGTACTGACTGGTACTGACGGGTACTGACTGGTACTGAAGAGTACTGACATGTACTGACTGGTACTGACTGGTACTGACGAGTACTGACATGTACTGACGGGTACTGACTGGTACTGACGGGTACTGACATGTACTGACGGGTACTGACGGGTACTGACGGGTACTGACATGTACTGACGGGTACTGACGGGTACCGACAGGCACTAACTGGTACTGACGAGTACTGACGAGTACTGACGGGTACTGACAGGTACCGACGGGTACTGACGGGTACTGACTGGTACTGACGAGTACTGACATGTACTGACGGGTACTGATGGGTACTGACGGGTACTGACTGGTACTGACGGGTACTGACTGGTACTGACGAGTACTGACATGTACTGACGGGTACTGACGGGTACTGACGGGTACTGACGGGTACTGACTGGTACTGACGAGTACTGACATGTACTGACGGGTACTGACAGGTACTGACGGGTACTGACTGGTACTGACGAGTACTGACATGTACTGACGGGTACTGACGGGTACTGACGGGTACTGACAGGCACTGACTGGTACTGACGAGTACTGACATGTACTGACGGGTACTGACGGGTACTGACGGGTACTGACTGGTACTGAAGAGTACTGACATGTACTGACGGGTACTGACGGGTACTGACGGGTACTGACAGGCACTGACTGGTACTGACGAGTACTGACATGTACTGACGGGTACTGACGGGTACTGACAGGCACTGACTGGTACTGACGAGTACTGACATGTACTGACGGGTACTGACGGGTGCTGACGGGTGCTGATGGGTGCTGACGGGTACTGACGGGTGCTGACGGGTACTGACGGGTACTGACGGGTGCTGACGGGTACTGACTGGTGCTGACGGGTACTGACTGGTGCTGACGGCTCCcagcaaacactgaaatgtcatGTGATTGTTTGAACAAGACATCCTGTAATGgttcaaaaataaaagttgtgCAGACGTCAGCTGGACGTCCTTTCAAACAATGTTGATATTTGTTGTTACATCATCAACGGACCTTTTTAGCTTCTCAGGTTTCTGTATACATTGTTCATTCTGCAGCTTTATACATCACATAAGTTCAGATTGACATTTTAATATGCTGCTTTCTGTCAAACTGATGTCTGTTATGTTTTAACAACATAATAATCCAGATAATAAATGatacaaaacacaattttcTCTTTATAGAAACATGATGAGTCAATACTGACAGCTATTTGACTTCATTTTCATGATTTCAGTGTGATGTGCTCTTTGTGGTTTTTGCTGTCTGACCGATGTTTGCTGGGTTAGCTGTGCTGGTTTTTATGTGGTTGGATTTTTCCAGATTGAATAGATAATGTTGTTGCTTTGACTGTATTTTATCCAGAGTCACAGCGACTCTGTGAACTAAACttcactgacagacagaaatctCCAAACCTGGAcacataaaactaaaactgactccacacatatgaaatatgttgttgtgtgttttggctCAACTGATATTATTGGTTATTAACTCAGATTCAGTCTGTGTGATGGaagcagctgctgtttctgatgttttacaggAGCAGGAAGTGACCTGCCTCTGATAGCCGGCCTGGTGTTCGGCGTCCTGCTGCTTCTGTTTACTCTCATACTGGTTTTGTTCATCATCAGAAGGTActgattatatttattaatatttaatatattatacTGAAGTCAGAGGTCAACACAAGACTGAATGTTCAGTAATTGTTAAAAGCCGTTTGACAGCAGTGCTATAACCAcacatcagttttatttataaaacaccaaatcacaacagaagttatttcAGGTCTACCTGCTCTATattcctccatcagcagcaggaaaaactctcctttaacaggaagaaacctccagCAGAACCCGACTCTAGGTGGCGCCGTCTGCCtcgactggttgggttgagagagaaagaaggagggagacacagagaaacataataacaacaataataataataataataatagaaatatgattAATAATAGTAGCAGCAGCGTCACATCAGACAGCAGTCGATCTGCAGCCGAAAGGTTTCCTGTGAGACAAGAAAACCagagaagaagcaaagttattgacatgcattgatgttacatgaatgcatacagatggagaggaggaggaggagagaggagctcagtgcatcatgggaagtcccccagtagtctaggcctatagcagcataactaagggctgatccaaggcgagcctggtcggccctaactataagctttatcaaaaaggaaagttttaagcctactcttaaacatagagagggtgtctgcaccccggacccaatctggaagatggttccacaggagaggagcctgatagctgaaggctctgcctcccattctacttttaaagactgtaggaaccaccagtaagctgcatactgggagcgcagtgttctagtgggataatacggtattatgagctcttcaagatatgatggtgtctgaccattaagggctttgtaagttaggagaaggattttaaattctattctagattttacaggaagccaatgtagtgaagctaaaatgggagaaatgtggtctctttttctagttttagtcagaacacgtgcagctgcattctggaccagctggagagtctttagagacttgttagagcagcctgataataaggaattgcaataatccagcctagaagtaacaaatgcgtgaactagtttttctgcatcttttagggacaggatgtgcctgatttttgtgatattacgtaagtgaaaaaaggcagtccttgagatttgatttatgtgggagttaaaggacatatcctgatcaaagataactcccagattccttacggtggtgctggaggccagggtaatgccatccagagtagctttatcattagataatgtgtttctaaggtgtttagggccaaacacaataacttcagttttgttttttttatgtcgGGACATTATCATTATAACACAGATGCACAACAAAGAAATAGATGTTTTATTGAATTGAAGACAAAGTCAGTGAtccggttgttcctgcatctgcTATCGTCTGTTTGAGTttagaagaaaaacacatttaactaaAGATAGAAGCTCTAGCTAGTGAATGTTAGCTGACACCCTTCAAATATCACTAATTACTCCTTCATTTACTCCTGAGAACATCCCAAACATAGATTATAACCTTTAATTAATCCTTTAATTTGTCCTTAAATTTAAAAACGCAAACTTCTTAATCCAACAAAATACCTTCATTTCTCTCAATTCATTAATTCATCCATTAATTATCCTCTTCCCACTAAATATATcttcatttttatcatcattaatgGAAATGTAAGGTAAAATGATGAGGTTTCATCATGTTAATATAGTGATAATCAAACCTGTTTTAATTATTCTAAGCTAACAGCAGTTTAATGCAGAAGCATCACATTAACCCAAACAAGGAAAGTGTCTCGTATTTGTGTGAAAGCATCTTATTATTATGTTAAACAATTTCAGATATTACAGGTCATGTGATTTGGTGGTATAGAAGTTTTAATTatgattatatataaatatatattctgaACTGTAATGTTCATGTGGTGTTTGCAGGAGACGGTCAGCAGCAGATGACGGTCAGGCAGCTGTGGGAGGTGAACTGGATCAGAAGGTGAGTCAGGTGActtatacacatatatatacatgtatatacaatAAACGTTGCAGCCTGAgatcagatgatgatgatgatgatgatgcatgatgatgatgatgatgatgatgatgatgatgatgatgatgatgatgatgatgatgaaggccTCTGGTGTTTGTGTCCTGGCTTCATCTGTTTAATGTGTCGGTGCGGTTTGCAGCATCCTGATGCCACCTACAGCAGCATCACAGAGGCCgctgagcagcagagagcagaacgccaacaggaagtcagacaggaagtcagaccGGCAGCAGAGGAAGTCAACTACGCCGCCGTCCAGTTCAAACACAAGAACCAGGCCAGGTAggcctgatatatatttatgatatatatttattatatatattgtgtttattcAGAACTGACGTGTTCTGGTCCAACGAGCTAAATCTTGAAACTATATTTCactgtttctgacattttacacgTGAAACGATTGATCAATAATCGATCATGAAATCAATAGTTAGTTGCTGTCTTTTGTGACGTGGATTTTTCTGTCGTGCTGTTCGATTGTTcctgttttcatttgtgttgtgttgatgttGTTCATTGTGTTTCTTACACACTAAAACTCACTAACTCACTAATATACAGACTCACACAACAAGCTTcagatgtttgtttattatACAAAACAATGTTCAACAGATACACCAGTTATTATCAATCAATTACAAACTGACATGTAAATTTAAAGATCATAACGAGCTTTAGTTCGGGTCGATAACCCAACAGGAAAATTAATAAAGTACTAAAACAGGATCAAAGCAGCATGAACTCAGTGTTGCGTCGGCGCCGAATCGACCCAAACTGACTTTAGTGTGAATGTTTTCTCCAACCAGCCGTCCTCATCAAACTCCAGATACGAGTTTGATCATGTGACATCGCAGAGTCtgtatcagcagtaatcagctgGACGACGTCATCTGTCTGTAACTCATGgctgttaatcaataatgatgattgatgatgtggcggcgctgtggttcaggtctggttggggttaaagatgatggtttaggttcaaatgatcactttgttaaggtcagagaaacatgtggtgggttaaagttactacttccttaaagttagaccgccttcgtcgtcatggctacaGTAATAACCGCGGGGTTAAAGGTCAGGAGACGACTGTAGCTATgcttgtggttggaaacaggaaacgaacaGCGGTCCGCTGTTGGGTTAAAGCTGCCATCCAGCTTCCTCCTCTAAAGAGGAACTCTGTccacatatataaacatcatCTGAAGCAGCACTGCTCTGCCTCACAGTTACTATGACGACCGCTACATGACATCAGTCAAACTCACTATATacgtatacatacatatatatatgtatgtatacgtatatatatgtatgtatacgtATAACTGACAGACTGATGTTATGATGTCATGTCTCTTGGCGGAGAGTCTCTGTTCTCAGACGACTGACTCATCCTGTCTGTTCTTCCTGTTTCAGAGcggcggaggaggaggtggacgCCGTCATCTACTCTGCAGTCGCCAGCAGGCGCTGATGTCAGCTGGTCCTGGACCCGTGCAGAACCAAGAAACGTCAGACCTGAACACGGCTGGGAGACACAGACCCGATTCACAGCTGATTGTAATTAACAAGTTAAAGTTAATTTACAAGTTGTCAAAACAAAACGTTGTGTCTTACCTAATGTGACGTTAGAAACCTTCTCGCCTGACGCATGTCATCCATCCTGCTTGCCAAGAAAGGTACAATACATCCAGATTTTCTGTTATTCTCCTCTGACTGAGACAGATCCACTCGTTATTTCAGTCCGcttgttgtcatggtgacagaTGACAAACATAATAAAGATAACCTGGGCTGGTTGTGCTTTTGAACCGTAATAATTGTTGCTTGTTCGTTGCCAcagctgctaatgttagcattgcTACTTTGCTAGTCTGACCTCTGctctctgacctttgacctccagagcagcagcaggagctcGCTCAGGTCATTTCGTGCCATCTTTAGGACAAAGATGCAATTTGTTTGCTGttgcacaacacaaacacacacagcacctccATCACCATCAGCACATAATGTTAAACAGACCCAGAACCACGACAATAGAACAGGACCCGACCCGGACCCGACCCGACCCAGACCTGACCCGACCAGACCCGGACCTGACCTGGACCCGACCCGACCCGACCCGGACCCGGACCCGGACCCGGACCTGACCTGGACCCGGACCTGACCCGACCCGGACCCGGATAAAACCTGGATCCGGACCCGTACGGGTCGTTGGTCGGGGCGTGGACCTTCACCTGGACTGAACGTCTGTAGGTGTTTTCCATGAATAACTTCAGTTAATTGATAATCTTTGATCTCATTTGTTCGGCTAAtcattatttgaaatatttatgatACTCGaatgtacaaatatttaaatatttaacatgattGAAAGTCTGTTTGAACAAGACATTgtaatttgtttctttgtttgtttagaaCCACAACAATCATCATTCACATCATTCTCTGGATAAATAAACTGATTGCAACCGTTGTTTGTGTGAGTTGTTGTGTTCCATCCATAACATAAAAGCAATAAGCTGCTGAGCCACACATATAAATCTCCTCTAAAATACTACAGTACCCATGAGTCTTAGCATCTGTTGCTATGGAAACGCCTCCATCCAGAGCTGTGACATCAGAGTGAATcatattcaaaacaaaaagttgCTGATTCTATTCATCCAAGATCAACCTCTAGTGTCTCTTACCGCAGTGCTTTCTGGGACTCGTAGTCTTCTAACCATGTTCTGTTCAGTCTGTGACCTTTGACTTTTGTCAGTGAAGCATTTTGTTTTCAGCTCAGTCATTGTTTGACGTCAGCTGACTGAACTCAGATCAGATCAACAGAAAGtcagaaacaaaacactgaagattcagttttatttgaccTCCAGCAGTAAAGTGCTCATAAGTTATATATTCAacgtatttaaatgtatttatttcatacagAAGCAACACAGTGTTCTTAAATATGAGATCAGTTATTTGAGTCTTCCTGT
This sequence is a window from Thunnus thynnus chromosome 10, fThuThy2.1, whole genome shotgun sequence. Protein-coding genes within it:
- the LOC137190688 gene encoding uncharacterized protein isoform X1; the encoded protein is MAVWDKKTVWSFMFLLAGVAGELVKYPPPVCAEKGSTVTLPCTFTPLKSFNQNGKEVPLRIVRVLWCVNHEICQGTTPSVYDSNSTMPDPRYQYLGDKKGNCTLQIKDIQMNDNAIFRFRMEADNPAGHYTDVSGVIVTVAGATKMRIKSSSDAGELSQNQNVTLSCTTTFCTFHQLEFTWFKDGSPLPQSGPTLQLGPLTAKDSGNYTCGLKINNKTISQPYAVRVEEAEEKEKDEGAGSDLPLIAGLVFGVLLLLFTLILVLFIIRRRRSAADDGQAAVGGELDQKVSQHPDATYSSITEAAEQQRAERQQEVRQEVRPAAEEVNYAAVQFKHKNQARAAEEEVDAVIYSAVASRR
- the LOC137190688 gene encoding uncharacterized protein isoform X2, giving the protein MAVWDKKTVWSFMFLLAGVAGELVKYPPPVCAEKGSTVTLPCTFTPLKSFNQNGKEVPLRIVRVLWCVNHEICQGTTPSVYDSNSTMPDPRYQYLGDKKGNCTLQIKDIQMNDNAIFRFRMEADNPAGHYTDVSGVIVTVAGATKMRIKSSSDAGELSQNQNVTLSCTTTFCTFHQLEFTWFKDGSPLPQSGPTLQLGPLTAKDSGNYTCGLKINNKTISQPYAVRVEEAEEKEKDEGAGSDLPLIAGLVFGVLLLLFTLILVLFIIRRRRSAADDGQAAVGGELDQKHPDATYSSITEAAEQQRAERQQEVRQEVRPAAEEVNYAAVQFKHKNQARAAEEEVDAVIYSAVASRR